A DNA window from Rhipicephalus sanguineus isolate Rsan-2018 chromosome 8, BIME_Rsan_1.4, whole genome shotgun sequence contains the following coding sequences:
- the LOC119402880 gene encoding uncharacterized protein LOC119402880 — protein MKWETERARKVQKLDSELGWTIKDTISDPADLDISRMKVLLEATLDARRKSPEDELPVYFLNPNVLALEAEIRFQANFGHMESKLQDIRKTLGRASFIDIDKYLRPKKAEFALISLETHERDVPIPGPCIITQDEGNKVIYKGHTIDLAAGSSLEHALIVCLTLYFVLDVTYPHAFGQTLGLIHTALLKREPFARCLMSHKLKLLLKQLKHSPARTT, from the exons ATGAAATGGGAAACCGAACGAGCCAGGAAGGTGCAGAAACTTGACAGTGAACTTGGCTGG ACAATCAAGGATACCATTTCTGACCCAGCAGATTTGGATATCAGCAGAATGAAAGTCTTGCTGGAGGCAACACTTGATGCTCGACGGAAAAGCCCAGAGGACGAACTTCCTGTGTACTTTTTGAACCCAAATGTG CTTGCACTTGAGGCTGAAATCAGGTTTCAAGCTAATTTTGGACACATGGAATCCAAACTTCAAGATATCCGAAAAACACTGGGCCGAGCGAGCTTCATTGACATTGACAAGTACCTTCGGCCAAAAAAAGCCGAATTTGCCTTGATCTCATTG GAAACACATGAACGAGACGTGCCTATCCCAGGCCCTTGTATCATCACGCAAGATGAAGGAAACAAAGTCATCTACAAAGGCCACACCATTGACCTGGCTGCGGGATCATCGCTGGAGCATGCTCTCATCGTTTGCCTAACACTTTACTTTGTCTTGGATGTCACGTACCCACACGCATTTGGTCAAACCTTGGGTTTGATCCACACAGCATTACTTAAGAGAGAGCCATTTGCACGCTGCTTGATGTCACACAAACTTAAGCTGCTGTTGAAGCAGTTGAAACATTCTCCTGCAAGAACTACTTAG